aatgtaTTCTAATCAAcggtgtaatgtttggattcagtcttgtgtcaggtaaCTGTTGTCTTCACCTGTACTctaataatttccccataatctccatttaattgctaccatggttatgcatatgcatttccataattcttctgtaagaaacatttcaattcagCCCTGTCCATATAAGCCAATTCAGCCCTATCCATATAATCCAATTCAGCCCTGTCCATATAAGCCAATTCAGCCCTGTCCATATAATCCAATTCAGCCCTGTCCATATAATCCAATTCAGCCCTGTCCATATAAGACAATTCCTAGAAGTGTAAGTGGTTAAGCAGAGGGTTGGCTGGGGTTATGGCTGCCCTCTTTTACACCGACCTCTGACCTCTATAATATAGCCCTGTGGAAACTAGCTAAGTGCCAAGACCTTTTGACCTGGTAAAAAGAAAAGGCAGGGCTGTGTTGCCCTTGCCTGCTaccctactgtgtgtgtgtgtgttcatgtagcCTGTGCTTGAGGTGACCACAACAAGCTGTAGCCCCTGTGGCTGTGGGGTCCTGTCAGCTAGAAGACAAACACAGATAAACAGGAGACCTGGTATGAATGTTTTGTGAGGGTCCACTGTCCACCCTCGACTCCACCTCATCTTATTCTCTCTGTATTATAGAACACACTTCCCTGACCCAAGGCTACATAGCCCAGTTtagccacatttcaaaccaaacCTTTTACCTTGGAAGTAGTTTATGAGCCAGGAGTGACTGCAACCTATTGGTGATGTCATTATTTGGCTATGGCCACCACAGGCTAGCGTTAGCATCAATTACCTCCGAAGGATTGGGTACAACAGGGCCTACATTAGCATCGTCTGACTTCCATGTCACATATTTCCTTTTGCAGACCTCTCCTGGCCCTCTCTCTAAGAAGTACAGTTCCTGTTCCACCATCTTTATAGATGACAGCACGGTCAGCCAGCCTAACTTGAAAAGCACAATAAAATGGTGGGTACCCACTACCTTCATATATGCACACACAGGAAACCTTTTCTAGTTGAACTCTGGTCTAATGAATTCTGTCTTTCTCCTCTTCCAGTGTCACATTAGCAATATACTACCACATTAAAAACAGGTGAGTGGCAGTGTTTAACTTGTTCAGTTTAAGTATGCACAGGTATTAATTTAATGGGGGATCAGAAGGTGGCCTCTGGGCCTGGCAGAATGTCTGTATTGGACTAGGGACAGTGTATTTGGTTCATAGTGGAGGCGttcactctctgttcctctgtatCTCTCAGGGACTCCGACAGGTCACTGGACATTTTTGATGAGAAGATGCACCCTTTATCGGTGAGTGGGCGGATCAATTTGACCATAATCCACTCAGGGTTAACAGGAAGTGAATAGCTGTTATGTGTTTACAGGAAGTGAATAGCTTTTATGTATTGTATTCTAAAGACCTGCTGCTAATACAGGTTTACATCAAAACAGAGGTCTGCAGTAGATGTGGCAGTATTGGTTTCTCAGCCCTTGTCTACATCAATATCTGGCATCACCCAGCCTCCTCACTCCCTTCTAGACCTTCCACTGGAACTGTATATGCCCCATAGCCCAGTGTACCTCTTAGCTCCAACTTCAGCATAGCACACACCACTGCAGGGGGAATGAATAAGATATAGTTTAGCTCTGGTAAGAAAGTCAACATAAACCCATTAGGAAATTTAGAAATTACTTAAATGTTTCCTTATCTTGTTGAGGGTAGTCTATGCGCTATTCAAGATtgaatgtgtgttttgtgttgtatCTGAgctggtctgtgtgtgttgtctctgggctggtctgtgtgttgtctctgggctggtgcgtgtgtgtgacgtgtgtgttgTCTGGGCTGGTGTGTGCTGTGTTGTCTCTGGGCTGGTGTGTGCTGTGTTGTCTCTGGGCTGGTGTGTGCTGTGTTGTCTCTGGGCTGGTGTGTGCTGTGTTGTCTCTGGGCTGGTGTGTGCTGTGTTGTCTCTGGgctggtgtgtgttgtgttgtctctgggctggtgtgtgctgtgttgtctctgggctggtgtgtgctgtgttgtctctgggctggtgtgtgttgtgttgtctctgggctggtgtgtgctgtgttgtctctgggctggtgtgtgctgtgttgtctctgggctggtgtgtgttgtgttgtctctgggctggtgtgtgttgtgttgtctctgtgtctaaCACTGTCTTCTTCCTTCAGAGAGAGCAGGTTCCTGATGACTACTCTCGTACGGACCCTGAGCACAAACTCATCTACCGCTTTGTCAGAACTCTGTTCAGCGCTGCACAGCTCACTGCGGAGTGTGCCATCGTCACCTTGGTGAGGAGTCCAGTCCAGTCAGCAACCATACACTCCTAATCAAAACACGCGTATCAGCAGTTAATACATGGTTAATCAACTGATATGAAACCATACAGTAGATGtattgtagctcagctggtagagcatggtgcttgtaatgccagggtagtgggtttgattcccgggaccacccatacgtaaaatgaaTGTACGCATGActgaagtcgctttggatgaaagcgtctgctaaatggcatttgtTATTATCATATACTGTATTATCCACTAGGTATTGTGGTGTTGTATTAACCTACATGATACGGTAGATGTATTGTGGTGTTGTATTAACCTACATGATACGGTAGATGTATTGTGGTGTTGTATTAACCTGCATGATACGGTAGATGTATTGTGGTGTTGTATTAACCTACATGATACGGTAGATGTATTGTGGTGTTGTATTAACCTGCATGATACGGTAGATGTATTGTGGTGTTGTATTAACCTGCATGATACGGTAGATGCGTTGTATTAACCTACATGATACGGTAGATGCGTTGTATTAACCTACATGATACGGTAGATGCGTTGTATTAACctacatcaggggtgtcaaagtcaaatggacggagggccaaataaaaaatttagctacaagccgagggccggactgttcgaatgttcattgaaatttttttaaatgacgcatatagtctagtgaacctaattgaacctactgaaaacctaacaaatatattccaatatgatcagataaataaagcaatattttcttatggctctgtcagtaatctttaattttcaacagacacaaaagacaaatttcctttatataaaaatccccataacatgaacattaaatgaaagaaaccggtattcaaggcaccatcagtagcctatattttctattttagcaaaagtgggctaaatttacttcaaagaaaaaaacaataatagcaattttctatcatccactcaactgaaatatttttaaaatataattggattgaaatacaataaaataaagtgcaaaaatctattaatcaaaaacaacactttgtttaaggagaagtaacatgcagtgaaaacaaatattaaactttaacttttaaacttgaactgagtaaaaactctaaatatgtgattgcacagtaatgttcacttgtttgaggttgagggtgatacttggtggtgtcccatcttttCCACAAGTTCATCAATGTTCGGGGTAAGGCTCTGAGCTGAGGAAATCCTCAGAATTGAGTGGAGGTGTTCAGCACTACCTACTCAGTAAATGGCCGGGCTGATTTAGCGATCTCTTCTGccaaaataaaactggccttgacagcagcctggccttgtgatttggcttttttgaacagagcctgtcgagatttgaggcctcgttttaattcctctgccttttgtagcctttgttccatgtccatattcttgtttttgtccgcgtgtttcgtttcataatgtcgtctcagattatactctttcagtaccaccacactttctccacacagaagacacacaggttttccagctacctccgagaacatatactccgactcccaccttgtttgaaacccccggttctcagtgtccaccttccgttttgccatttttgatgggtatctgaaagttaattttactgtgatgctgacgactgctgtgccaataaatattgaaatgaagcagcctactgctcggtgcgtcaccgttgcattgtgggaaatgtagtattggtgcgtgtaaaagatctgcgggctgccggcttgctgcggtctgcgggccggttctaataataaatcaaggtcatcccaggggccgtaaaaaaccttctcgcgggccggatgtGGCCCGCGGGCCTTGACTCTGACATATGTGACCTACATGATACGGTAGATGTATTGTGGTGTTGTATTAACCTGCATCTGCACTAATGTACCACTAGGGTGCAGCAGAGTAATAGAAACCATTGACGAAGCACAGCAAGTCACATGAACAGAGTCTCAATGTGAACAGACAGTAGACCTGTATTTGATGATTACAATATGATTGGGCCTAATATATCAAGCATGCCTTATTTATTGGACTCCAAACATAACAAAGTACTATTTCTCACATGTGTGTATAATCAATAATATGCCCTTTTTCCtacagattttctatgttgtatacATCACATTTCTGAATGGAAATAACCACCTCAGTTTTTTAGCACATGATCACTTTAAGACTTCTAACCTTCAACCCCACCAGGTGTACCTGGAGCGTCTGCTGACCTACGCTGAGATAGACATCGGTCCGTGCAACTGGAAGCGTATCGTACTGGGCGCCATCCTGCTGGCGTCTAAGGTGTGGGACGACCAGGCCGTGTGGAACGTAGACTACTGCCAGATCCTCAAAGACATCACTGTGGAGGACATGTGAgtggacaggacacacacactggagacacactcaAAATAGATACCCTTTTCTCACTATTGTGTCAACCTTTACTGTTCTGTTTCAGATATGTTCTGTTCACTTTGAAGGAGGAGGATGATTGGTAGTCATTGATGGAGAAGGAGGAGGCTGATTGGTAGTCATTGATGGAGAAGGAGGAGGCTGATTGGTAGTCATTGATGGAGAAGGAGGAGGCTGATTGGTAGTCATTGATGGAGAAGGAGGAGGCTGATTGGTAGTCATTGATGGAGAAGGAGGAGGCTGATTGGTAGTCattgaaggagaaggaggaggctgATTGGTAGTCattgaaggagaaggaggaggctgATTGGTAGTCATTGGAGGAGGAGGCTGATTGGTAGTCATTGAAGGAGGAGGCTGATTGGTAGTCATTGAAGGAGGAGGCTGATTGGTAGTCAttgaaggatgaggaggaggcTGATTGGTAGTcattgaaggaggaggaggaggaggctgatTGGTAGTcattgaaggaggaggaggaggagactgattgGTAGTCATTGAAGGAGGAGGCTGATTGGTAGTCATTGAAGGAGGAGGCTGATTGGTAGTCATTGAAGGAGGAGGCTGATTGGTAGTCAttgaaggatgaggaggaggcTGATTGGTAGTcattgaaggaggaggaggaggaggctgatTGGTAGTCATTGAAGGAGGAGGCTGATTGGTAGTCATTGAAGGAGGAGGCTGATTGGTAGTCAttgaaggatgaggaggaggaggctgatTGGTAGTCATTGAAGGAGGCTAATTCATAGTCATACTTTTATGATTCATCATGTCCATGTTTCAGGTGGAGAACAGACGTAGACCGGAGCCTTCTTCCCCCCTGGTCTGATGATCATTCATTAGGCTGTTGTCTATAGTCTGGTACAGGAGTCCTATCCAGTCTCTAGCTCTGATCAGGGCTGTGTGAGATGAGGGCCCTGCTTTGGGCTCCAAGGGAGTGAGGactagacccagagagagagagcgagggaggcgGAGTACTGGTTGTATACAGGAGGCAATCTCCAAGCCATTAGTAGGCTTCTCCTTACTACACTACTGCCTTACATTCTAGTAGCTTTTAGAGTGGGCTGGGGTTGAGTCTTTTGTATGTCTATTAAGTTTGTTTGTTTGAGAGTGTACACGTGCCAAAAGGTCAaatagggggtgcttatatttgtcctgtttcacacatgaCAGTGTTGTGaaatagaaatgtgtgttttgcatatcccaactcctccTTAGACACCCTTGGAGAGTGGGGGCACGTCCAGGGTCAGCCATTATTGACGGCAacccaggagcaattagggttaagtgccttgctcaagggcagatatataaaaaaaacacgtatacctagtcggctcgggaattcGAACTACggctactggcccaacgctctaacctctAGACTACCTGCCACCCTGTGAATgtgtgctctgtctgtctgtctgtctgtctgtctgtctgtctgtctgtctgtctatgagcccatgttcctccctctctcttctctcgatCTGCAGTCTATTTTCATCTCTTCCATTGAAGTGCTCTTTGTGAGCTGGGGGGTCTGGAGTGGCTCTCAGCGCTCCTACATAATGGCCGTAGCCCTCTCCCACTACATTAGTTACCCTGGGAGACCAgccttccaacacacacacacacacacgcacacacacaccccagcctCCAGCCACCCTGGCCCTCTCATGTCTCCTTTCCGACAAAGCATCCTTGATGCTGTCTCTGTGGTGACCGACCGGCATGCAGCTCTTTTGTCATCGTGGCGATAAGGATGATGAGATGGATCTGTACAGGAGAGACATGATATACCTGAAGCAAGCCGCTCTGTCAGAGAGCCAGTATGGGTCTTCATTATAGTGACAATGAAAAGGCTCAAGTTGTTGTGTGTTGAGTTGTATTTATTGTGGTGGTTTAGTTTTTTTTAATGTAATTCCTGTTTATGTCCTTTTGGGGGGgaaaaaagcaaaaaaaaaaaggtatccttgcaaaaaagtatatattttgaATAATAAAGAAGCAATTTATGAATACAAATATAGTTTAGTCTCCCGAATGTGGGGGGTGGAGATGGGTTGAATAGCCCCCCTGCAGACATGTACCCTTCTCCTTGCTGCCGTAAGGGAAAGACAAGTGGAGTTTTAATTTGCTATTGATTAGACTCTCGCCCTATGAGGGCTGGCCTGTGGATGACGTTACTCCTATCACTGATCTAAGGTCCATTTGACATTTCTCCCCCACTCATTGTCAGGGTTTCATTTGGGGAGGTtgttcctagatctgtgcctaagagCAACTTTTACTAGGAGTGTCTATATTAACCCTGTTTAATCTGCTCTCCCTTTGTCAGGAACGAGATGGAGCGTCACTTCCTGGAGCTGCTGCAGTTCAACATCAACGTCCCGGCCAGTGTTTACGCTAAGTACTACTTTGACCTGCGATCTCTGGCCGAGGACAACAACCTCTGCTTTCCCCTCGAGCCACTCGGCAACGAGAGGGCACAGAAACTGGAGGTAAGGTAGTTGTAGAGGGGTATGATGGAGCTTACAGGTATCAGTAGAGGTGGGAGAATGCATCTAGTAGCAGAAAAGATGGCAGCTGAGACGGAGAGCAAGACATGGGAATAGTCAAAGGGGGAAAGTGTTGGAATTCACCAGTGCATTAGGGATGAAGCCAATGagcctgtgtgttgtgtgttttccAGGCCATCTCCAGACTGTGTGAAGACAAGTACAAGGACCTGAGCCGAGCGGCCATGAGGAGGTCCTTCAGCGCTGACAACCTGGTGGGCATCCGCCGCTCCAACGCTGTGCTCTCATAGGCCAGCCACACTTCATCGCTGTTCTCTCATTAGTCAGCGACACGTCACTCCCAACACTGTTCTCTCATTGGATAGCCACACTCCCAACATTGTGCTTTCACTTGACAGACACAATGGTCGAGTTCGTTTCGCATGGCCCTGTGCCCCGGGTGGGTAGAGTTTGCTCATTTTAGACTATTCCATTGGTCCTTGAGTGAAATCTCCACCCACCCGGAGCACCGAGCCATGCAAAATGAACTCCACCAATATCTGACCT
The Coregonus clupeaformis isolate EN_2021a chromosome 40, ASM2061545v1, whole genome shotgun sequence genome window above contains:
- the LOC121555182 gene encoding cyclin-Y-like protein 1, coding for MGNTVSCCVSPEGSPKLPRQPADRHEDYQIITDVSDDTGPYLQHISDREVPDELAQESNPSDHARASTIFLSKSQTDSELRDKRKSNHINHVSHTSPGPLSKKYSSCSTIFIDDSTVSQPNLKSTIKCVTLAIYYHIKNRDSDRSLDIFDEKMHPLSREQVPDDYSRTDPEHKLIYRFVRTLFSAAQLTAECAIVTLVYLERLLTYAEIDIGPCNWKRIVLGAILLASKVWDDQAVWNVDYCQILKDITVEDMNEMERHFLELLQFNINVPASVYAKYYFDLRSLAEDNNLCFPLEPLGNERAQKLEAISRLCEDKYKDLSRAAMRRSFSADNLVGIRRSNAVLS